A DNA window from Acetobacter aceti NBRC 14818 contains the following coding sequences:
- the eat gene encoding ethanolamine permease: MTTGATKLNKTLSAFHLWGIGVGLVISGEYFGWSYGWGTAGTLGFMVATIFVALMYTSFIFSFTELTTAIPHAGGPFTYSFRALGPLGGLIAGLATLVEFIFAPPAIALAIGAYLNVQFPALSPKVAAVGAYIIFMALNIVGVHIAASFELFVTIAAIIELLVFMGVVAPAFSWDNFIHDGWGVAPHFGLEAMGGIFAAIPFAIWFFLAIEGVAMAAEEAKDPKRSIPVAYIASVLTLVSLAFGVMIFAGGVGDWKALANLNDPLPEAMKRVVGTNSGWLHMLVWLGLFGLVASLHGIIMGYARQIFALARAGFLPAVLGKIHPRFQTPYVATIAGGIVGIAAIFSDDVVSIAGQSLTATLVTMSVFGALTMYILSMISLFVLRRKEPDMERSYRAPLYPILPALALSCAIVALTAVIFYNTTIFLIYIAFIMILSVFFMMRSTKKRLQAS, translated from the coding sequence ATGACCACGGGTGCGACAAAACTCAACAAGACACTGAGTGCTTTCCATTTATGGGGTATCGGTGTCGGCCTTGTGATTTCAGGCGAATATTTCGGCTGGAGTTATGGATGGGGCACGGCCGGAACGCTTGGTTTCATGGTCGCCACGATCTTCGTAGCCCTGATGTACACATCCTTTATCTTCAGTTTTACGGAACTGACGACAGCCATTCCCCATGCAGGTGGTCCGTTCACTTACAGCTTCCGCGCACTGGGTCCGCTGGGAGGTCTGATCGCAGGCCTTGCGACTCTCGTTGAATTCATTTTCGCACCTCCTGCAATCGCTCTTGCGATTGGTGCTTATCTGAACGTGCAGTTTCCGGCTTTATCACCCAAAGTTGCGGCCGTGGGTGCTTACATCATCTTCATGGCGCTCAATATAGTCGGCGTTCATATTGCCGCATCCTTTGAACTGTTCGTGACCATAGCGGCCATTATCGAACTTCTTGTCTTCATGGGTGTGGTCGCACCCGCCTTCTCATGGGACAACTTCATTCATGACGGCTGGGGCGTTGCTCCTCATTTCGGTCTTGAAGCTATGGGAGGCATTTTTGCCGCCATTCCTTTTGCCATCTGGTTCTTTCTCGCCATTGAAGGCGTGGCAATGGCGGCAGAAGAAGCAAAAGACCCAAAACGTTCGATTCCTGTGGCCTATATCGCAAGTGTGCTGACGCTCGTTTCCCTTGCTTTCGGCGTCATGATCTTTGCCGGTGGTGTGGGTGACTGGAAAGCGCTGGCTAATCTGAATGATCCGCTTCCCGAGGCCATGAAACGTGTTGTCGGAACAAACAGCGGCTGGCTGCACATGCTGGTATGGCTTGGACTTTTCGGTCTTGTCGCCTCCCTGCACGGCATCATCATGGGCTACGCCCGTCAGATCTTTGCGCTTGCCCGCGCCGGATTTCTTCCTGCGGTTCTGGGAAAGATCCATCCACGCTTCCAGACCCCTTACGTCGCTACCATTGCAGGCGGAATCGTGGGAATCGCTGCTATTTTCTCTGACGATGTTGTTTCGATAGCTGGTCAGTCCCTGACAGCCACACTTGTCACGATGTCCGTTTTCGGTGCTCTGACCATGTATATTCTCAGCATGATCAGCCTGTTCGTGCTGCGTCGCAAGGAGCCGGACATGGAGCGTTCCTACCGTGCGCCACTTTATCCGATCCTTCCGGCACTCGCCTTGAGTTGCGCAATTGTCGCACTGACTGCGGTTATTTTTTACAACACAACAATTTTCTTGATTTATATCGCATTCATAATGATTTTGTCTGTGTTCTTTATGATGCGATCCACGAAGAAGCGCCTGCAGGCTTCCTGA
- the dgt gene encoding dGTP triphosphohydrolase — translation MVTAPFAVNAHASRGRLYDEPASPTRSPWQRDRDRVIHSSGFRRLQYKTQVFINHEGDFFRTRLTHSLEVAQIARSMARHFGADEDITEAIALAHDLGHTPFGHAGEDALSLAMEPWGGFDHNTQALRQVTVLEQRYLQFDGLNLTWETLEGLVKHNGPVSHVSGWLRDYTAAQDLELHTFASLEAQLAALADDIAYHGHDLDDGIKSGLLTLDDLVDVPVVSDALREARRIAATLPPRPVTSFGAGSRTGDAPTTASASIATQDQRLRHEMVRRIVHALVSDVLKQTEKNLVALEPKSASDIRHATKPVVSFSPAMGEANAQIRSFLFANLYRHWKVKRMTHKAKHVVAELFDTLGSSPGLLPDGWREQADAAADEAGRRRVVADYLASMTDRFAMEEHRRLTDLSVPG, via the coding sequence ATGGTCACAGCTCCTTTTGCGGTCAACGCACACGCCTCACGCGGCAGACTCTATGACGAGCCTGCGTCTCCCACACGCTCGCCCTGGCAGCGGGATCGTGACCGGGTCATCCATTCATCAGGCTTCCGGCGGCTTCAGTACAAAACTCAGGTTTTTATCAATCACGAAGGTGATTTCTTCCGAACCCGCCTGACACACTCCCTCGAAGTGGCCCAGATCGCACGATCCATGGCCAGGCATTTCGGAGCAGATGAAGACATCACAGAAGCCATCGCCCTCGCCCATGATCTTGGTCACACTCCTTTCGGCCATGCAGGAGAGGATGCTCTTTCCCTCGCGATGGAGCCTTGGGGCGGGTTCGATCACAATACACAGGCTCTTCGGCAGGTGACTGTACTGGAGCAACGTTATCTCCAGTTCGATGGCCTCAATCTGACATGGGAAACGCTGGAAGGACTGGTGAAACATAACGGCCCGGTCAGTCACGTTTCCGGCTGGCTGCGCGATTATACAGCAGCTCAGGATCTGGAGTTGCACACCTTCGCTTCGCTTGAGGCGCAACTGGCAGCCTTGGCCGACGATATCGCCTATCACGGGCATGATCTGGACGACGGGATCAAATCCGGTCTGCTTACGCTGGACGATCTGGTTGATGTGCCCGTGGTCAGCGACGCCTTGCGGGAAGCGCGTCGGATTGCCGCAACCCTGCCGCCCCGTCCCGTTACATCCTTCGGAGCCGGTAGCCGCACGGGGGATGCACCCACGACCGCCAGCGCATCCATCGCTACACAGGATCAACGCCTCCGCCATGAGATGGTGAGGCGTATCGTCCATGCTCTCGTCTCGGATGTTCTCAAACAAACCGAAAAAAATCTCGTCGCTCTCGAACCGAAATCCGCCAGCGACATCCGTCATGCCACCAAGCCGGTTGTAAGTTTCAGTCCGGCCATGGGCGAGGCCAATGCGCAGATCCGTTCTTTCCTGTTCGCCAACCTTTATCGGCACTGGAAAGTCAAACGGATGACGCACAAGGCGAAGCATGTGGTCGCCGAGCTGTTCGATACGCTGGGCTCATCCCCAGGTCTTCTGCCTGACGGATGGCGTGAACAGGCCGATGCCGCCGCCGATGAAGCAGGGCGCCGCCGTGTCGTCGCCGACTATCTGGCGTCCATGACCGACCGTTTCGCGATGGAAGAGCATCGGCGTCTGACCGATCTGTCCGTGCCGGGGTAA
- a CDS encoding DMT family transporter — MSATPSRREVDKTAILLMIFLCMIWGLQQTAIKAISADMAPVLQMGIRSALAALAVGLIIIWQKDYPAFRKIPIFATLSVGIFFALEFLLTSEGLCFTSAAHMSIFLYTAPIFAALGLHVGLPEERLSPIQWGGIALAFLGVVVAFVGPGSGMNDPALRYGWVGDILGVLAGASWGMTTLIIRFSNLSEAPATVTLFCQLTVASIILIPTAFLSHQTVFHPTTMVILDFIFQLVIVSIISFLIWFSLLRVYLASRLGALSLMTPLFGILFGAVLLHETLRPEFLFGSALILSGISLVSKQAIFKRKEH, encoded by the coding sequence ATGAGCGCCACACCGTCTCGTCGGGAAGTAGATAAAACAGCCATATTGCTCATGATTTTTCTCTGCATGATATGGGGCCTTCAGCAGACGGCCATCAAGGCAATTTCCGCCGACATGGCCCCTGTCCTGCAAATGGGCATCCGGTCGGCGTTAGCCGCGCTGGCCGTTGGTCTGATCATCATATGGCAGAAAGACTATCCGGCTTTTCGCAAAATCCCGATATTCGCAACCCTTTCCGTCGGAATCTTTTTTGCGCTCGAATTCCTCCTGACCAGTGAAGGTCTCTGCTTTACGAGTGCTGCCCATATGTCGATCTTCCTTTATACCGCACCAATCTTTGCGGCACTTGGGCTTCATGTCGGCTTACCGGAAGAGCGTCTTTCTCCGATACAGTGGGGCGGTATCGCATTGGCGTTTCTGGGCGTCGTCGTAGCCTTTGTGGGACCGGGCAGCGGCATGAACGATCCTGCGCTCCGCTATGGCTGGGTGGGCGATATACTGGGAGTTCTGGCGGGAGCCTCGTGGGGCATGACGACCCTTATCATCCGCTTTTCCAACCTTTCGGAGGCTCCGGCCACGGTGACTCTGTTCTGCCAGCTTACTGTTGCCAGTATCATACTCATACCAACAGCATTTCTTTCACATCAGACAGTCTTTCACCCGACAACAATGGTTATCCTCGATTTTATTTTTCAGCTTGTTATTGTTTCCATCATCAGTTTCCTGATCTGGTTTTCTCTTCTCAGAGTCTATCTGGCTTCCCGTCTTGGGGCGCTATCTCTCATGACACCGCTTTTCGGTATCCTGTTTGGGGCTGTGCTTCTTCATGAAACTCTCAGACCAGAATTCCTGTTCGGATCGGCGCTGATCCTCAGCGGCATAAGTCTTGTGAGCAAACAGGCCATTTTCAAAAGAAAGGAGCATTAG
- a CDS encoding anthranilate synthase component I family protein: MDPWTALQAWKAASWVAFLDSGGTPAALPGDERARWSFLCVEPSETLVSSQDGVIRNGRPVTGNAWDHLQDMHARLLPVEHTDLPFAGGLVGLASYAAGMALEEVMSRHRAETPDILAASYETVFAFDRLERRCFRAGKVNLPLLPDKSVLTPPNSARVHFQPDMDREQWISAVREVVRLIGEGDIFQANLTLRWQAVVPSNFDDLAVYDLLRQGSPAPFGAFLRGRCGRNGDRPFSLLSASVERFLSLSREGIVETRPIKGTAPMGGNATETLRLAEQLRRDEKENAENLMITDLMRNDIGRVCDIGSVSVPQLCEVEPFAHVQHLVSCVRGRLKSGLDAFDLLRATLPPGSVTGAPKKRAMEIIDQVELSARGAYCGSVFRIGRDGTMDSSVVIRSVERCDDRLRIGVGGGITWLSDPAREYDEMRLKGEALLKVFGA, from the coding sequence ATGGACCCATGGACTGCTTTGCAGGCCTGGAAGGCCGCATCATGGGTTGCGTTCCTCGATAGTGGCGGGACGCCTGCCGCTCTCCCCGGTGACGAGCGGGCGCGCTGGTCCTTTCTGTGCGTGGAACCATCTGAAACACTTGTATCGTCGCAGGATGGCGTGATCAGAAATGGTCGCCCTGTCACAGGCAATGCATGGGACCATCTGCAGGATATGCACGCCCGGTTGCTGCCTGTAGAGCATACAGATCTTCCTTTTGCAGGAGGGCTGGTTGGTCTGGCGTCTTATGCTGCGGGCATGGCGCTGGAAGAGGTGATGTCGCGTCACCGGGCGGAGACGCCAGACATTCTTGCGGCCTCTTATGAGACTGTTTTTGCTTTTGACCGACTGGAGCGACGCTGCTTCAGAGCAGGGAAGGTCAATCTGCCTTTGCTGCCGGATAAAAGCGTGTTGACGCCACCCAACTCTGCGCGCGTGCATTTTCAGCCCGACATGGATCGGGAGCAGTGGATTTCAGCGGTCAGGGAAGTTGTCCGTCTGATTGGCGAGGGCGACATTTTTCAGGCCAATCTGACACTACGATGGCAAGCCGTTGTGCCCTCCAATTTTGACGATCTGGCCGTGTACGACCTGTTGCGTCAGGGATCACCCGCACCTTTCGGGGCTTTTCTCCGAGGGCGTTGCGGACGGAACGGAGACCGTCCGTTCTCCCTCCTGAGCGCCTCGGTGGAGCGGTTTTTGTCGCTTTCGCGCGAAGGTATTGTTGAGACGCGCCCCATCAAAGGGACCGCTCCAATGGGAGGCAATGCGACGGAAACCCTGCGTCTGGCCGAACAGCTGCGACGGGACGAAAAGGAAAATGCCGAAAATCTCATGATTACCGACTTGATGCGCAATGATATCGGGCGTGTTTGTGACATCGGTTCGGTGTCGGTGCCGCAACTGTGTGAAGTGGAGCCGTTCGCCCATGTGCAGCATCTCGTTTCCTGCGTGCGTGGACGTTTGAAATCCGGTCTCGATGCATTCGACCTTCTGCGGGCTACATTGCCGCCGGGCTCCGTAACAGGCGCGCCCAAGAAACGCGCCATGGAGATCATCGATCAGGTCGAGCTGTCGGCGCGTGGGGCTTATTGTGGCAGCGTCTTCCGGATTGGCAGGGACGGGACGATGGACAGTTCGGTTGTGATCCGAAGCGTGGAGCGTTGCGATGACAGGCTGAGGATCGGCGTTGGCGGTGGGATCACATGGTTGTCTGATCCCGCACGCGAATATGACGAGATGCGGCTGAAAGGCGAGGCTTTGCTGAAGGTGTTCGGAGCATGA
- a CDS encoding outer membrane beta-barrel protein, translated as MIEKYRRKGLLLSSALMTASLILPYAAHAQTVSSPAPATAPVVNINAPKATPAPDALADNDKLVDDDVAETEESLKVVQGNIFHPKAGKPLSYWDGLVGHLTVEAGIAGNPWTRSARNFGQFYVDRANTVTLNQIMGSLSHPVTSIGDGYGFGFNFEVMYGSDARFDPTAGMGSGSLTGLYQWVPTQAHVDFHMPWLFKRGIDVQLGQMYGLLGSEGTPALARPFYTFNYASDYIVPFQVIGIYTTLHLNKHVDWILGIDAGNSTSFGNAGNNSRPKGTFGFAFNDLMDGKLSFHLLGHFGPQGNNGDSRAAAGWYSVGVGKIANEKMQYNGDILATYKLNKKMTITVDGTYLHDDLARDDVYGVTSYFAYDINPNLTFNARGEILRDNTGGTIAEYSSFTSFTKALTNQPYPYYVAAPTTFGALTVGVTYRPEFINKHVSFGQFTFRPEVRLDKSLNGTRPFNQAGTVANPVVNNGTSNMLWFNADAIWAF; from the coding sequence ATGATCGAGAAATACCGCAGAAAAGGCCTGCTTCTTTCATCAGCACTGATGACAGCAAGCCTGATCCTGCCGTATGCGGCCCACGCACAGACTGTGTCATCGCCAGCTCCGGCAACGGCACCTGTCGTCAACATCAATGCGCCCAAAGCCACGCCGGCTCCTGACGCCCTGGCTGACAACGACAAACTCGTCGATGACGATGTTGCGGAAACCGAAGAAAGCCTGAAAGTCGTACAGGGCAACATTTTCCACCCCAAGGCAGGAAAACCTCTCTCCTACTGGGATGGACTGGTGGGGCATCTCACCGTGGAAGCCGGTATCGCCGGCAACCCCTGGACACGCTCGGCACGCAACTTCGGACAGTTCTATGTTGACCGCGCCAACACCGTTACACTCAACCAGATCATGGGCTCCCTCTCCCATCCTGTCACGAGCATTGGTGATGGTTACGGCTTCGGCTTCAACTTTGAAGTCATGTATGGTTCGGATGCGCGTTTCGATCCGACCGCAGGTATGGGTAGTGGCTCATTAACAGGTCTGTATCAGTGGGTTCCGACACAGGCGCATGTTGACTTCCACATGCCGTGGCTCTTCAAGCGGGGTATCGATGTCCAGCTTGGTCAGATGTATGGTCTGCTCGGTTCCGAAGGCACACCGGCCCTTGCCCGTCCCTTCTATACCTTCAACTATGCCTCGGATTACATCGTACCGTTCCAGGTCATCGGCATCTATACCACGCTACACCTGAACAAGCATGTTGACTGGATTCTGGGTATTGACGCGGGCAACTCAACGTCCTTCGGCAATGCCGGAAACAACAGCCGCCCGAAGGGAACTTTCGGCTTCGCCTTCAACGATCTCATGGATGGCAAGCTGAGCTTCCATCTCCTTGGTCACTTCGGTCCGCAGGGCAACAATGGAGATTCGCGCGCCGCGGCCGGATGGTACAGTGTGGGCGTCGGCAAGATCGCCAACGAAAAGATGCAGTATAACGGCGACATCCTTGCGACCTACAAGCTCAACAAAAAGATGACCATCACTGTTGACGGGACCTATCTGCATGATGATCTGGCGCGTGATGATGTCTATGGTGTCACAAGCTATTTCGCCTACGACATCAATCCGAACCTGACCTTCAACGCCCGTGGTGAAATCCTGCGTGACAACACAGGCGGCACGATCGCTGAATATTCAAGCTTCACATCCTTTACCAAGGCTTTGACAAACCAGCCTTACCCCTACTATGTCGCGGCTCCAACGACCTTTGGTGCGCTGACGGTCGGCGTCACCTATCGTCCGGAATTCATCAACAAACATGTCAGTTTCGGACAGTTCACCTTCCGTCCAGAAGTCCGTCTCGACAAATCGCTCAACGGGACACGCCCCTTCAACCAGGCGGGCACGGTCGCCAATCCGGTCGTCAACAACGGCACCAGCAACATGCTGTGGTTCAACGCCGATGCCATCTGGGCCTTCTGA
- a CDS encoding protein-export chaperone SecB yields MADQNTMETVTGAGNPTDSVGGSGSKAPATPTLLMGAQYIRSVSFRALDSALLHTRPPVRPNTSMTLDVMARQVAENQPDFEVDIVMNCVGRGDAPVDGSEAPTLFETQITYSGMFTLRNVTAESFEPMLLVEAPKMLFPAARNYLADLTREAGFIPVIIQQIDFFALWQSRRPKQAAG; encoded by the coding sequence ATGGCCGATCAGAATACGATGGAAACAGTAACAGGTGCGGGAAACCCTACGGATAGCGTGGGCGGCTCCGGATCAAAGGCACCTGCAACGCCGACGCTTCTGATGGGTGCACAGTATATCCGCAGCGTATCATTCAGGGCGCTCGATTCAGCCCTGCTGCATACCCGCCCGCCTGTTCGTCCCAATACATCCATGACGCTGGATGTCATGGCGCGGCAGGTTGCGGAAAATCAGCCTGATTTCGAAGTCGACATAGTGATGAACTGCGTGGGACGTGGGGACGCGCCTGTGGATGGCAGTGAAGCGCCGACACTGTTTGAAACCCAGATCACCTATTCAGGGATGTTCACCCTGCGCAACGTGACAGCAGAGTCGTTCGAGCCGATGCTGCTGGTTGAAGCGCCGAAGATGCTCTTCCCTGCGGCCCGGAACTATCTGGCCGACCTGACCCGGGAAGCGGGCTTCATTCCCGTCATCATCCAGCAGATCGATTTTTTCGCCCTCTGGCAGTCCCGACGTCCCAAGCAAGCTGCAGGCTGA
- a CDS encoding aminotransferase class IV yields MTSLLWLNGELVPASEARIDPTDRGLLLGDGLFETMRVAASCVPLLERHLDRLTAGCVTLLLPPPDRIMLRRAVGDLLVASGLEDGSMRLTVTRGCGPRGLRPPEQVQPTLMLTCAAATEAIPGPVRLGVSRYVRDGSSPLSQVKSLNYLPMVMARMEAVAAGYDDALLLDAQGNVAEASAANILLMLEGRLVTPPVEDGALSGTSRARLLEAGLCVEQSVPFTRIREVGAGWLVSALSLQSIVSVETHELGEDAGQERALRAFLFGTVAS; encoded by the coding sequence ATGACCTCGTTGCTCTGGTTGAACGGCGAGCTTGTTCCAGCGAGTGAGGCCAGAATCGATCCGACCGATCGCGGCCTCCTGCTGGGAGACGGACTATTCGAGACCATGCGGGTGGCGGCGAGTTGCGTGCCCTTGCTGGAGCGGCATCTCGACCGGCTGACCGCCGGATGTGTGACGCTGCTTCTACCTCCGCCCGACCGAATCATGCTTCGGAGGGCTGTGGGCGACCTTCTGGTGGCATCCGGGCTTGAGGATGGGAGTATGCGTCTTACGGTCACACGAGGTTGTGGGCCGCGCGGACTTCGCCCTCCGGAGCAGGTGCAACCGACACTCATGCTGACCTGTGCCGCGGCAACGGAAGCCATACCCGGCCCCGTTCGTCTGGGCGTCAGCCGTTATGTGCGGGATGGAAGTTCACCTCTGTCTCAGGTCAAATCTCTCAATTACCTGCCAATGGTCATGGCGCGGATGGAAGCTGTCGCCGCGGGTTACGATGATGCCCTGTTGCTTGATGCGCAGGGCAACGTGGCCGAGGCGAGCGCTGCGAATATCCTGCTGATGCTGGAAGGCAGGCTAGTCACACCGCCAGTCGAGGACGGTGCCCTGTCGGGAACGTCGCGGGCGAGACTGCTGGAGGCTGGGCTCTGCGTCGAACAGTCCGTGCCGTTCACCCGTATAAGGGAAGTGGGAGCGGGGTGGCTGGTGTCAGCCCTGTCCCTGCAATCCATCGTGTCTGTCGAGACGCATGAACTGGGAGAAGATGCGGGACAGGAGAGAGCTTTACGCGCGTTTCTGTTTGGAACCGTGGCATCCTGA
- a CDS encoding glycosyltransferase translates to MSSVVSALPADNAPLWRRFDAEWYRARYRDVLGDLVDADPETLAAHYAETAGELHLSPNRFFDEEWYLQANPDVAAAVHAGSFESGFTHYCSDGYINRSPHWLFSETVYLARYPDLTRATLERLGAFNGYDHYLRYGDREFRSGHLLFDPHLYYTHARVRGDGSPGQAAGKTSALSIPETGPFAAFLADEAEQNTLRVSWYFDPEWYLKTYPEVAEAVEAGQIRNPLHHFLTNKTPVDFCGLEWFSEAYYLEQYPDIADAIATGQLRSAYDHFLRYGAFERRRPHPDVDLNAYFFSGTVRADIERGLVRDVFEHWLSRRHQQPLDAGLERPDLKVFEGLAVRKAENLLPLLAARPLDFTAQEESRLSVILLVRNRLSLTLSTLSALRMTYAGPVDVIVVDAGSRDDTTRLQHFARGMQILRLDRSVTRAEALKAALPHVRGAAVLWLGQGMRLAHGSLQAALDALDTQAASTEERIGIVTGRTLRADGRILEAGALIGRDGSLIHYLENAPMADPAACFRRPVACGTVPALLIDRTLLEKLEGFDGRLESEAAQLADLCLRAAEAGQHVGYEPAFLTSQDVSDKEASAFDTADRHRLKQRHAAVFAQAFPPSPRLAARARSNAGASVKRILFIEDRVPLRSLGSGFVRSNDIVRTMAALGHQVTVFPIYASVDPLSRIYADFPPEVEVLHDRGYETLDAFLQERSGVWDCVWIGRTHNIGRLLPILMAQAPALPLDAVVLDTEAVTSPRDLLKAQLFDEPQTRTLDEALGAEFAAAWFCRKIVAVNSLDVRTLHEAGFENVAELGHMCPVRPIPKAWGERRDMLFLGAIHEPNSPNHDSLIWFVEKVLPLLRDRLPEDVRFSVAGFRGAAVDLSVLGRDPRVELLGPVKDPSELYATHRVFIAPTRYAGGIPFKVHEAASYGLPVVASDLLCRQLGWRDGLEIVSGGDNDAERFAERVVALYTDEELWNTVRAGALRMLEQENSAKAYAVRLNSILQDVFEAGR, encoded by the coding sequence GTGTCGTCTGTCGTTTCTGCGCTTCCTGCTGATAATGCTCCTCTCTGGAGGCGCTTTGATGCCGAGTGGTATCGCGCCCGTTATCGGGATGTACTGGGCGATCTGGTCGATGCGGACCCGGAAACGCTTGCCGCACATTATGCGGAGACTGCCGGAGAACTGCACCTCTCACCCAATCGTTTTTTTGATGAAGAATGGTATCTGCAGGCCAATCCTGATGTTGCAGCAGCAGTGCATGCCGGTTCTTTTGAGTCCGGCTTCACTCATTACTGTTCGGACGGTTACATCAACCGGTCTCCACACTGGCTATTCTCAGAAACGGTTTACCTTGCACGCTACCCTGACCTGACCCGCGCCACGCTGGAGCGGCTCGGGGCGTTCAACGGATACGATCATTATCTTCGATATGGCGACCGTGAATTCCGCTCCGGCCATCTGCTGTTTGATCCGCATCTCTATTACACCCATGCCCGTGTCAGGGGCGACGGCTCCCCCGGACAGGCGGCAGGAAAGACTAGTGCGCTTTCCATCCCGGAAACCGGACCGTTTGCGGCTTTTCTGGCTGATGAAGCCGAACAGAACACTCTCAGGGTCAGTTGGTATTTCGATCCTGAATGGTATCTGAAAACCTATCCAGAAGTGGCGGAAGCCGTGGAGGCGGGGCAGATACGCAACCCGCTCCACCATTTCCTGACCAATAAGACGCCGGTCGATTTCTGTGGTCTGGAGTGGTTCAGTGAAGCCTATTATCTGGAGCAGTATCCCGATATCGCGGACGCCATAGCGACCGGGCAGCTTCGTTCCGCCTACGACCATTTCCTGCGTTATGGCGCGTTCGAGCGCCGCCGTCCCCATCCGGATGTCGATCTTAACGCCTACTTTTTCTCCGGAACGGTCCGGGCTGATATCGAGCGCGGTCTGGTCCGCGATGTGTTCGAACACTGGCTGTCCCGTCGACACCAGCAGCCACTCGATGCAGGGCTGGAACGTCCGGATCTGAAAGTGTTCGAAGGGCTTGCGGTGCGGAAGGCCGAGAACCTTTTGCCGCTTCTCGCCGCCCGTCCTCTGGATTTTACTGCGCAGGAGGAATCGCGCCTCAGTGTTATTCTCCTCGTCCGCAACCGTCTGTCCCTGACCTTGTCCACCCTGTCGGCCCTGCGCATGACCTATGCCGGACCTGTGGATGTTATCGTCGTGGATGCCGGCTCACGCGACGATACGACGCGTTTGCAACATTTTGCCCGTGGTATGCAGATTCTGAGACTGGATCGTTCGGTAACGCGGGCTGAGGCGCTGAAGGCAGCGCTGCCTCACGTACGCGGAGCGGCGGTGCTATGGCTGGGGCAGGGGATGCGTCTGGCTCACGGCAGCTTGCAGGCCGCACTTGATGCGCTCGACACCCAGGCGGCCTCTACAGAGGAACGTATCGGCATTGTGACGGGTCGGACCCTGCGGGCTGACGGCCGTATCCTTGAAGCGGGCGCTCTGATCGGGCGAGATGGATCGCTGATCCATTATCTTGAAAACGCCCCGATGGCAGACCCTGCCGCCTGTTTCCGCCGACCTGTGGCGTGTGGAACGGTCCCGGCTCTCTTGATCGACCGTACTTTGCTGGAAAAGCTGGAGGGATTTGACGGGCGGCTGGAGTCTGAGGCAGCGCAACTGGCTGACCTTTGTCTGCGCGCTGCGGAGGCAGGGCAGCATGTTGGCTATGAGCCAGCATTCCTGACCTCGCAGGATGTCAGTGACAAGGAAGCGTCCGCCTTTGATACGGCAGATCGTCACCGTCTGAAACAGCGACATGCCGCCGTTTTTGCGCAGGCTTTCCCGCCCTCTCCCCGGCTTGCGGCGCGTGCCCGCAGTAACGCTGGTGCGTCGGTCAAACGTATTCTCTTTATTGAGGATCGCGTGCCCTTGCGCAGTCTTGGCTCCGGCTTCGTGCGCTCCAATGACATTGTGCGCACCATGGCGGCGCTTGGCCATCAGGTCACGGTCTTTCCGATCTATGCGTCGGTTGACCCCCTGTCCCGGATCTATGCGGATTTTCCACCGGAGGTGGAGGTTCTGCATGACCGCGGTTATGAGACGCTCGACGCGTTCCTGCAGGAACGCAGCGGGGTATGGGACTGTGTGTGGATTGGCCGGACGCATAACATAGGCAGACTGCTGCCGATCCTGATGGCGCAGGCTCCTGCGCTGCCGCTCGATGCGGTTGTGCTCGACACGGAGGCGGTTACGTCTCCTCGTGATCTGCTGAAGGCGCAGCTGTTTGATGAACCGCAGACGCGAACGCTGGACGAAGCGCTGGGTGCTGAATTTGCAGCGGCCTGGTTCTGCCGGAAGATTGTCGCCGTCAATTCGCTGGACGTGCGCACTCTGCATGAAGCTGGCTTTGAAAACGTCGCCGAGCTCGGGCACATGTGTCCTGTCAGACCGATACCGAAGGCTTGGGGCGAACGCCGTGACATGCTCTTTCTCGGAGCTATTCATGAGCCTAACTCGCCTAACCATGACAGCTTGATTTGGTTCGTGGAGAAGGTTCTGCCCCTGCTGCGGGATCGTCTGCCTGAGGATGTTCGGTTCTCTGTCGCCGGTTTCCGTGGGGCCGCAGTTGATCTCAGTGTTCTGGGGCGTGATCCGCGTGTCGAGTTGCTTGGACCGGTCAAAGACCCGTCAGAACTGTATGCGACGCACCGTGTTTTTATCGCGCCGACCCGTTATGCGGGCGGTATTCCCTTCAAGGTGCATGAGGCGGCATCCTACGGATTGCCGGTGGTGGCGTCTGATCTCCTCTGCCGTCAGCTTGGCTGGCGGGATGGTCTGGAGATTGTGTCGGGCGGCGACAACGACGCTGAACGTTTTGCCGAGCGTGTGGTGGCGCTCTACACGGACGAGGAGTTGTGGAACACAGTGCGCGCCGGTGCCTTGAGGATGCTTGAGCAGGAGAACAGCGCCAAAGCCTATGCTGTTCGACTGAACAGTATTTTGCAGGATGTGTTTGAGGCTGGACGGTAG